Genomic window (Oryza sativa Japonica Group chromosome 3, ASM3414082v1):
ATGTCATCCATCATTTACAGACCTTTTAGCCAACAGCTGGTAACAAGAAATGTTGGGTGACAATAAATAGTTTTATGGTAATAAatagtttttcttcttttttttttctttagagcTACTTGGAAGAGAGCATCAATCCTTCGAGGAAACAAGAAATGTTGGGTGACTCTGTAGCTTGGGCTGGCTGTACAATCATGTATTTACTGGGACAGCAGCAGCATTTTGAGCTTTTCGACTTCTCTTACCAATTTCTCAACGTGGCAGAAGTAGAAAATGCAACAGTTTCACTTTATCAATATTCAGATAGGAACAAAAGCCCGAATTTCTTGCAGGTGAGATCATTTCCCGATGTTCTAGATCTGAAGTAAAATGATACTCATAATATTGTACTTCATTTTTATTTCCGACATTCATGATGTGCATGAGTAGGGTTACGAGGGTATCCTTGAAGCGATGAGGAAAGCCAGGAGGCTCAATAACCATGTTTTCTCCATGTTGAGAGCACGGTGCCCCCTCGAGGACAAGATTGCATGTGCTATCAAGCCAAGTGGGGCGCCTCTTCACCGTATGAAGTTTACGAACACCGTTTCTGCGTTCGAGACATTGCCACAGAGAGCTACTTGAGAGGCTATTCGGCGTGTATGTGtttccttccttcttttttttccttgtacgTGTGAGGTCATATGTTTTATGTTCTTGTAAAGCTGCTGTATATAATGTTGTGTAATTGTAATCATAAACGATGAAAACAGCTTGAGTGTTATTAGGATCTATCTTGTTGTATACGCAAATTAGAATCTTATGTTTAGAGAATTTGATGCAAGGATGTGGGAGTAGGCAGATGCAGCTATCTTTCTCTAAATTTCGTGTTAATCACGAGGCACAGATTGTATCTTCCTTTTCCCTCGTCTTCCAAGTCATCGTTTTGTGTGTATCGGTAATGGCGGACCAAGCCCAACTGCTTCCCTCTTCGTTTCAGGTGTTTCAGGTGCGAAAACACAACTGCTTCACTTGTTCTCGCTTGGAAATAGTGCACAAGCATTTGATATATAAACTCGTTTCTTGCCAATCGTGTGATCACCAACATACACGCAAGGACTTGAGTTGCTGAGCTCTAACGACGAGAGCGCGCGTACCAGCGAGGCAAAGATGTCTAGCTTCAAATCGCCAGCCATTCCTCTCGCCGCTCTTGTCATCACCGTACTCCACATTGCCGCCACCCATGCGCAGATacccgccgcgacgacgacaggtgccgccgtctccgccaccAACCCACagaatggcggtggcggcgtctccGGTGGCGTAGGCGCCACCGCGGGCGGCGCGCACGAGCCCCTGGAGCTGTACATGCACGACATCCTCGGCGGCTCGAGCCCGACGGCTCGGCCCATCACCGGCTTGCTCGGCAACATCTACAACGGGCAGGTCCCCTTCGCGCGGCCCATCGGCTTCGCGACGCCCAAGAACGGCGTCCCGATCCCCAACTCCAATGGCGCCATCCCCACGTACAACGGCAACAACGGCATCCCGCTGGACACCGGCCTCTCCGGCGCTGGTTTCCTGCAGCCGGCTAAGGGCGCCTCGGCGGCGCAGGTGCAGCTCGGCCCCGACGGGCTCAGCCTCGGGTTCGGCACCATCACCGTCATCGACGACGTCCTCACGAGCGGGCCGGACCTCggcgcgcagccgctcggccgcGCGCAGGGCGTGTACGTGGCGAGCGCCGCCGACGGGTCGGCGCAGATGATGGCGTTCACGGCGATGATGGAGGGCGGCGAGTACGGCGACACGCTCAACTTCTTCGGGGTCTACAAGGTGGGATCCACCATGTGCAAGCTGTCCATCACCGGCGGCACCGGCAAGTTCAAGGGCGCCTGCGGCTTCGCCGAGGTGCGCCCGCTGATCGCCACCGGGCAGCACGTCACCGACGGCGCCGAGACGCTGCTCCGGATCAGTGTCCATCTCGCCTAGTATAGTACCTGGAGTGCTCGACCATGCCATAAGTTTTGCCGTTGGTTCTCACGTCCTTGGGTTGGGTTGCTTTGCTTTGGGCGTTTCATGGTTGCGCTGTTTGCTCCATGTGCAATGATCTTACAAGTGTGTGTGCGTCCTCTGCAGGGATTAAACTTTATGAAAGCAGAAAAACACTTTAGTATTATGGTAAATCCATTTGGGAAAGAAAGTTACTTTCATGTGCATTCACTGTAAGTTGGGCTCCAGTCATTCATAGCATATTAGCAGCCTCAATCACAACGGTATTTCACTTCAACGCTAAGAAGAAACTGAATTGGAAATCATGATGGATGTACATTAACAACGAGAATCTTAGATTTTATCAGAGAAACTAGCAAGATGAGAAACTGCGTCCTCAAGGCGCGACAAGTGTACAGCAAACCTGTCCTTCAGCTCCGCCAAGTCTGTTTCACTGAGAGCACTCCGCATGATCTTGAGACCGTTCTGTACAAGCATCATTCCTTCACAAATTCTATCTGGCATCTTCCTCTTCTTTGTTTCCACATCATTAGTAACTGAAACATTCTCAGGCATTCCTTCACAAATTCCATCTGGCATCttccttttctttgttttcaCATAATTAGTAATTGAAACTTTCTCAGGCTCTGGAACTAGAGGAATTTCCAAGCATGATTCAACCAGTTTCTTCAGCATTCTCCCCTCTGAAACTAGTGAACATATTTGCTCTTCAGACC
Coding sequences:
- the LOC9270488 gene encoding dirigent protein 16, whose translation is MSSFKSPAIPLAALVITVLHIAATHAQIPAATTTGAAVSATNPQNGGGGVSGGVGATAGGAHEPLELYMHDILGGSSPTARPITGLLGNIYNGQVPFARPIGFATPKNGVPIPNSNGAIPTYNGNNGIPLDTGLSGAGFLQPAKGASAAQVQLGPDGLSLGFGTITVIDDVLTSGPDLGAQPLGRAQGVYVASAADGSAQMMAFTAMMEGGEYGDTLNFFGVYKVGSTMCKLSITGGTGKFKGACGFAEVRPLIATGQHVTDGAETLLRISVHLA